A single Ketogulonicigenium vulgare WSH-001 DNA region contains:
- a CDS encoding extracellular solute-binding protein, with amino-acid sequence MNARFLLLLTTVLATPAFAQQQADVVHSWTTGTEAAAVQALADVFAANGGTWVDVPVAGPSNATATAVNRIVGGTPPAAFRLSVGGEILTMAEQGLLRPIEVEGLDLDATIPTVFQAGLKYEDEYYGIPLNVQSVNWVFASNKALAEAGVTEYPTDLDSFSRRWMH; translated from the coding sequence ATGAATGCTCGCTTTCTACTTCTTCTGACGACTGTCCTTGCCACGCCGGCGTTTGCGCAACAGCAGGCCGACGTCGTCCATTCGTGGACGACGGGCACCGAAGCGGCGGCCGTGCAGGCGCTGGCTGACGTGTTCGCCGCCAATGGCGGCACATGGGTTGATGTGCCTGTCGCCGGCCCCAGCAACGCGACCGCAACGGCCGTGAACCGTATCGTGGGCGGCACGCCTCCGGCAGCCTTCCGCCTGTCGGTCGGCGGCGAGATTCTGACGATGGCAGAACAAGGTCTTTTGCGCCCGATCGAGGTCGAGGGCCTTGACCTTGATGCGACGATCCCGACCGTGTTCCAAGCTGGCCTGAAATACGAAGACGAATATTACGGCATTCCGCTGAACGTACAAAGCGTCAACTGGGTCTTTGCCTCGAACAAAGCACTGGCCGAGGCAGGCGTCACCGAGTATCCGACCGACCTCGACAGCTTTTCGCGGCGCTGGATGCACTGA
- a CDS encoding extracellular solute-binding protein, producing the protein MPFAQTGIAFFEEFVFNEVLLASGGLPLYQQFIRDHDGAAIDSPEFVAATEAYARLRGYTDPGMPGRNWTDTANLVINGDAGFILNGDWANAAFTSAGLVAGTDYECNIGFASHVMVMGSDALVFPTSGDAELMQAQDLLAATAISLEGQINFNSVKGSVPVRTDVDTSALNSCLAKAVAFVGTEGGATPWPSYYNSPERNLAVRDLITGFWNTPSMTAEQFRAQLKSTNAQYPN; encoded by the coding sequence ATCCCCTTCGCCCAGACCGGGATCGCCTTCTTTGAAGAATTCGTCTTCAACGAGGTCCTGCTGGCTTCGGGCGGCCTGCCCCTTTACCAGCAGTTCATCCGCGACCATGATGGCGCAGCGATCGACAGCCCCGAATTCGTCGCCGCAACCGAGGCCTATGCCCGTCTGCGTGGCTATACCGATCCGGGCATGCCGGGCCGTAACTGGACAGATACCGCGAACCTTGTGATCAACGGCGATGCGGGCTTCATTCTGAACGGTGACTGGGCGAATGCGGCCTTCACCTCGGCTGGACTGGTGGCTGGTACCGATTACGAATGCAACATCGGCTTTGCCTCGCATGTCATGGTCATGGGTTCGGACGCATTGGTCTTCCCGACCTCGGGCGATGCCGAACTGATGCAGGCGCAAGATCTGCTGGCCGCGACCGCCATCTCGCTCGAGGGACAGATCAATTTTAACAGCGTAAAAGGCTCGGTCCCGGTACGCACCGATGTCGACACTTCGGCGCTGAATAGCTGTTTGGCCAAAGCTGTCGCCTTTGTCGGCACCGAAGGCGGGGCGACCCCTTGGCCGTCCTACTATAACTCGCCCGAGCGCAATTTGGCTGTGCGCGATCTGATCACCGGCTTCTGGAACACCCCCAGCATGACCGCCGAGCAGTTCCGCGCCCAGTTGAAAAGCACAAACGCGCAGTATCCCAACTGA
- a CDS encoding carbohydrate ABC transporter permease, giving the protein MSPARKRNAISPAAISNGILWLIVLSIFMGAALWSVWISLTNSKILPSNTFVGLRQYVELFQNERWLSALNNIAVFGVLFVGISLLIGLVMAILIDQKVRGENLLRTIYMLPHAMSFIVAGLAWQWLMNPGLGLQTYVQAMGWESFRFDWTVRPETAIYAVVLAGVWQGSGLMMVIILAALRGVDQDIWKASRIDGIPAWRVYLRVVLPMLTPAIGTSAFLLSLSVVKAYDLVVATTNGGPGHASDVPARFAMDYYFSRYNIGLASAASVSMLVAVLAALAPWMYLQHVRARKGGH; this is encoded by the coding sequence ATGTCGCCCGCTAGAAAGCGCAACGCGATCTCACCCGCAGCCATATCCAATGGAATCCTGTGGCTCATTGTTCTGTCAATCTTCATGGGGGCCGCCCTTTGGAGCGTCTGGATCTCGCTGACCAATAGCAAGATCCTGCCCTCGAACACCTTTGTCGGCCTGCGGCAGTATGTCGAGCTTTTCCAGAACGAACGCTGGCTGTCGGCGCTGAATAACATCGCCGTTTTCGGAGTCCTATTTGTCGGGATATCGCTGTTGATCGGATTGGTCATGGCCATCTTGATCGACCAGAAGGTGCGCGGCGAGAACCTGTTGCGCACCATCTATATGCTGCCGCATGCGATGTCGTTCATCGTTGCGGGCCTCGCTTGGCAATGGCTGATGAACCCCGGCCTTGGCCTGCAGACCTATGTGCAGGCGATGGGGTGGGAAAGCTTCCGCTTTGACTGGACGGTCCGACCCGAAACCGCGATCTATGCGGTGGTGCTGGCCGGTGTGTGGCAAGGCAGCGGGCTGATGATGGTTATCATTTTGGCTGCGCTGCGCGGTGTCGACCAAGACATCTGGAAAGCCAGCCGCATTGACGGCATTCCGGCTTGGCGTGTCTATCTGCGGGTCGTGCTGCCGATGCTGACCCCCGCCATCGGTACATCTGCGTTCCTTTTGTCGCTTTCGGTTGTCAAAGCCTATGACCTTGTGGTCGCAACCACGAATGGCGGACCGGGCCACGCATCCGACGTGCCCGCGCGCTTTGCCATGGATTACTATTTCTCGCGCTACAATATCGGGCTGGCCTCGGCGGCTTCGGTCTCGATGCTGGTTGCCGTCCTCGCCGCGCTGGCACCGTGGATGTACCTGCAACATGTGCGCGCCCGTAAAGGAGGCCACTGA
- a CDS encoding carbohydrate ABC transporter permease: protein MNTVSAVPQQGPKPRRLTLGRIGIYAVLIAMALFYLLPFYVMLTTSLKTMPEIRLGQILAWPQDITFAAWKAAWSETCTGIDCSGVSAGFWNSLRISAVSVSVSVLFGAFFGYTLSFWKVRGMTVLFTLLMLGAFIPYQVFLYPMVRAMAALQIYNTFASICLVHIIFGLPITTMLFRNYYATLPQELISAARIDGAGFLRIFRKIVLPMSGPMLIVAVILQLTGIWNDYIIGLVFGGTENRPMTVQLNNIGGSETGERFYNVNMAATILTAAVPMIVYFLSGRWFERGVTAGAVKG, encoded by the coding sequence ATGAACACCGTATCTGCCGTCCCGCAGCAAGGGCCAAAACCGCGGCGCCTGACGCTTGGTCGGATCGGCATCTATGCTGTGCTGATCGCGATGGCACTGTTCTACCTGCTGCCCTTCTATGTCATGCTGACCACATCATTGAAAACCATGCCGGAAATCCGCCTTGGTCAAATCTTGGCTTGGCCGCAGGATATAACCTTTGCCGCGTGGAAGGCCGCGTGGAGCGAGACCTGCACCGGCATCGACTGTTCGGGCGTGTCCGCCGGCTTTTGGAATTCCCTGCGCATCTCGGCCGTATCGGTCAGCGTCTCGGTGCTGTTTGGCGCGTTCTTCGGCTATACCCTCAGCTTTTGGAAAGTGCGCGGCATGACAGTGCTGTTCACATTGCTGATGCTGGGCGCGTTTATCCCCTATCAGGTCTTTCTGTATCCGATGGTGCGCGCGATGGCCGCGCTGCAGATCTACAATACATTTGCCTCGATCTGTCTGGTGCATATCATCTTTGGCCTGCCGATCACCACGATGCTGTTCCGCAACTATTACGCCACACTGCCGCAAGAGCTGATCTCGGCCGCGCGCATCGACGGCGCTGGCTTCCTGCGCATTTTCCGCAAGATCGTGCTGCCGATGTCGGGTCCCATGCTGATCGTTGCCGTCATCTTGCAGCTGACTGGCATCTGGAACGATTACATCATCGGCCTTGTGTTTGGCGGTACCGAAAACCGACCGATGACGGTGCAGCTTAACAACATCGGTGGCTCGGAAACGGGCGAGCGTTTTTACAACGTGAACATGGCCGCCACCATTTTGACCGCCGCAGTTCCCATGATTGTCTATTTCCTGTCCGGCCGCTGGTTCGAGCGCGGTGTGACGGCAGGCGCCGTGAAAGGATAA
- a CDS encoding ABC transporter ATP-binding protein, which translates to MKAPVRISNLCIDYANLRVLSNLNLDIAGGEFVVLLGPSGCGKSTLLNAIAGFNDVAEGSIEIGGQNVTWAEPKDRGIGMVFQSYALYPKMTVRQNLAFALETARVSKSEIEARIARTAKVLQLDHLLARRPAQLSGGQRQRVAIGRALVRDVGVFLFDEPLSNLDAQLRNDLRIEIKRLHKQLNATIVYVTHDQVEAMTLADRIAVMNGGVIQQLGTPAEVYHTPANKFVASFLGSPRMNFIEGTLEGATFRAATGELLDVSAYPFAAAAKSGPVTLGVRPEKVNLAATGTAGKISVVEPMGADTVIWVPFMGTDLTVRLDGEARVAEGDTVYPAFAIADISLFDGETGARL; encoded by the coding sequence ATGAAAGCCCCCGTCCGCATCTCCAACCTTTGTATCGACTATGCCAACCTGCGCGTGCTTTCGAACCTGAACCTCGACATCGCAGGGGGCGAGTTCGTCGTCCTGCTTGGCCCGTCGGGCTGCGGGAAATCGACGCTGCTCAATGCGATTGCCGGCTTCAATGATGTTGCCGAAGGAAGCATCGAAATTGGCGGCCAGAACGTCACTTGGGCCGAGCCCAAAGACCGCGGTATCGGCATGGTGTTCCAATCCTATGCGCTTTATCCAAAAATGACTGTGCGCCAGAATCTGGCCTTCGCGCTGGAAACGGCGCGGGTGTCAAAGTCCGAGATCGAAGCCCGCATTGCACGCACGGCCAAAGTCTTGCAGCTGGACCATTTGCTGGCTCGCCGCCCGGCGCAGCTTTCCGGCGGTCAGCGCCAGCGCGTCGCCATTGGCCGCGCATTGGTGCGCGATGTCGGCGTCTTCTTGTTCGATGAACCGCTGTCAAACCTGGATGCCCAGCTGCGCAACGACCTGCGGATCGAAATCAAGCGTCTGCACAAGCAACTGAATGCGACCATCGTCTACGTGACGCACGATCAGGTCGAAGCGATGACCCTGGCCGACCGTATCGCCGTGATGAATGGCGGCGTCATTCAGCAACTTGGCACCCCTGCCGAAGTCTATCACACACCCGCGAATAAATTCGTCGCCAGCTTCCTCGGCTCGCCGCGCATGAACTTTATCGAGGGTACGCTGGAGGGGGCGACCTTCCGCGCGGCGACGGGCGAGCTGCTGGATGTCAGCGCCTATCCCTTTGCCGCTGCGGCAAAGTCCGGGCCAGTCACCTTGGGCGTTCGCCCTGAAAAGGTGAACCTTGCTGCGACCGGCACGGCGGGCAAAATCAGCGTGGTCGAGCCGATGGGCGCCGATACCGTGATCTGGGTGCCATTCATGGGTACGGATCTGACGGTCCGGCTGGACGGCGAGGCGCGCGTCGCCGAAGGCGATACCGTCTATCCCGCATTCGCCATCGCCGACATTTCGCTGTTCGATGGCGAGACGGGGGCCCGTCTTTAA
- a CDS encoding sugar phosphate isomerase/epimerase family protein, whose protein sequence is MLPSNQYSFQLFSSRAGDLDAQFALLGTLGYTDVQPFFFAPPENHDAIDAQIALMQHYGMTAESGHFKLSMFDDGPDLVAGIAKKYGMWLVVVPWIEPEDRPTTREGWQAIGARLEQISDEMAARGLTFAYHNHEFEMEPLPDGSFPITHLLGEKVAFEPDLAWIAVAGQDPAEWLDKYAGRIPAVHVKDIAPAGECLDEKGFADLGHGVMDWDRLWPLSCAAGSRLMVVEHDLPNDWRRFATRAMASLQRLAQTEIAK, encoded by the coding sequence ATGCTGCCCTCGAACCAATATTCGTTCCAATTGTTCTCCTCGCGCGCGGGCGATTTGGACGCCCAGTTCGCACTGCTTGGCACATTGGGTTACACCGATGTGCAGCCCTTCTTCTTTGCACCGCCCGAAAACCACGACGCGATCGACGCCCAAATCGCCCTGATGCAGCACTATGGCATGACCGCCGAAAGCGGCCATTTCAAACTGAGCATGTTCGACGATGGCCCCGATCTTGTTGCGGGCATCGCCAAGAAATACGGGATGTGGCTTGTGGTTGTGCCGTGGATCGAGCCCGAGGACCGGCCCACCACGCGCGAGGGCTGGCAAGCCATCGGCGCGCGCCTTGAACAGATCTCGGACGAGATGGCCGCGCGGGGTCTGACCTTTGCCTATCACAACCACGAGTTCGAGATGGAACCCCTGCCCGACGGCAGCTTTCCCATCACGCATCTTTTGGGCGAGAAAGTGGCCTTCGAGCCTGATCTGGCTTGGATCGCCGTTGCGGGGCAGGACCCGGCAGAATGGTTGGACAAATATGCCGGCCGCATTCCTGCCGTGCATGTCAAGGATATCGCCCCCGCCGGCGAATGTCTGGACGAAAAGGGCTTTGCCGATCTGGGGCATGGCGTGATGGACTGGGACAGGCTCTGGCCCTTGTCCTGCGCCGCGGGCAGCCGTCTGATGGTGGTCGAACATGACCTGCCCAATGACTGGCGCCGGTTTGCGACACGCGCCATGGCCAGCCTGCAGCGCCTAGCCCAAACCGAGATCGCAAAATAA